AAGACGCGGTTGAAATACTCTCTTCGCGGCGCGGGGCTTCCGAGGAACTGCTCCGCGATTCTATTTTGAAATGCGACGATGACGTTTTCGAAAGTTTTGGCGATATCGCCCTGGAGGTTGCAGATGGTCTTCACCTTTTCTATCACGGAATCTCTACCCCTGGCCACGAGCAGATCACCCTGCCACAGCTCGTGGTTCGAGGTGCTGCCGAATATCTTTTCTGCTCTGTACTGGTTCCCATCGTCGGCGAGAAAGGTCACACTGACCCTGGCTCTATTTCTTTCCCACATTATCGCGTCTTCCTGCCGGTCTCTGAGACCTCCGCCGAAAAGTGCAAGCCCGATCGCCTCTATGATCGAGGATTTGCCCGAGCCGTTGTGACCGAGTATAAGGTTGACGCCCCTGTCGAATTCGTACTGGGAGTTTTCGTGGTTTCTGAAGTTCTCCAGTTCTACGCTGAGCAGCTTCAAGAAAGCTCACCCGCCAATCCCTCGAGGAAGATATCCAGAGTCTCTTTGAACTGGTCGTACCGTCCTTCTTGCTGAGATTGCTTCAGAGAATCGATCAGTCTTACAAGCGAGTCGCCCTTCGCGCCTAGCTCTCTCCATTCTCTGGAGTTCGTCAGCACTTCGCGTTCGATCTCCCTCGCGCCCATCGAGCGAAACCCTTCGAGCGAGACGGGAAGATCCCTTCTTTTCACGCGAAGGAAGGATTTGAGCGCTCCCTTCTCTTCCAGTCTTCTTTCGATCTTCTCGGTGTACAGTACCGAGTCGCCCGGTACGGTGACCGTGAGCAGGACGAGCGAACCTGCGTGTATGTCCAGCCCTTCGACGAAACCGTTCAGTCGATCCACGGTCGGCTCTTCGTCAATGTCACAGGCGAACTCCTGTCTCTCCCTTCGCGAGGAGGCGTGAAACTCCACCTTTCCCTTAAGCGTGTCGAATACGTTGAATCCTTTCTCGCCGCTTTCCCATACATCCCAGTATTCGGGTGAACCGGGCACGTGAAAGAAGGGTTCTCCCTCAGGGAAACTGGCCCTCGCGTGAAGATGGCCTCCGGCAACATACAGAACCTTTTCCCCGAGCGCCTCGATCTTCTCCAGTGTAGCCAGCCCCGGTATGAAGTCGTTCTTTCCCGGCGCCGAATGGACGAGCACTACGTTGTTCCTGCCCTCAAGCCTTTCGGCCAGTTCCGATAGCAGTTCGTCCACGAGAAAGCCGGGATAACCCAGACCAAAGAAGCTGATACCTCCGGTTTCGAAACATGGAAATGTGTAGCCCCTTCCGTCGTGAAAGGGCGCGAGAAACTTCAGGTAGCCTGTCTTCTCCAGAAAGAGCAGCCAAGATTCACCGGTGTTGAAACATTTGTCGTGGTTGCCTTCGATCACGATCACTTCTATCGAAGCTTCTCTGAGCCTGCCCAGCATCTGCTGGGTTCTGGCCAGTGTATCGGGATTAATATCCTTTCTATCGAAAAGGTCTCCGCTCACCAGAAAAATATCTATCGCCCCCGACAGAGCGTAATCGACGATGTTTTCGAAGGATTTGAAGTAGTCCTCGTAACGGGCCATCGAGTATGTGCTGCCCGGAGAACCTATCGGCCTCCTGCCGAGATGGATATCCGAACAGTGTAGTATTCTCAATGAATTACCACCTCCAAGACAATATTACTATAACTTCCCGCGCTAATTGAGAGATATCAAACAATCGACGGTCGATGGAGTCTTTCGTGAGGCTGATGATAGAATCTTCATATGCGATGAATTCCTGCAATTGTGCCCTTCGTGTTCTGAAGGAAGATTGGGGGGCTAGCGATCCGGAGAGCGCGGATTTTGAATGGAGGTGAGTGCAACGAAGTCATTCAGGAAGGAACTGTATTTCAACACTGAGACCAGGAGAAAGATCATAAACATCACCCCTCAGGTAGAACTGGCCTTGAAAGAGAGCGGTGTGAAAGAGGGCCTCGTGCTGGTGAACGCCATGCACATAACGGCAAGCGTCTTCATTAACGATGACGAGCCCGGGCTGCACCAGGATTTCGAGAAATGGCTCGAAGGCCTGGCGCCAGAGAGACCGTATTCACAGTACGCCCACAACGGGTTCGAAGACAACGCCGACGCCCACCTGAAAAGAACCATCATGGGCAGAGAGGTGGTGGTAGCCATAACCGGCGGAGAGCTGGATTTCGGCCCCTGGGAGAGGATATTCTACTACGAGTTTGATGGAAAGAGAAAGAAAAGGGTGCTTATAAAGATAATAGGAGAATGACTCACCTGGGGGAGTTTTTCGAAGACTACTGCAGATAAAGCCACTTAAACAACCCCAAACATACCTGTGGTTCGTTGTAGGCTTTTGACTTGAGATAGTATGAATGTTATGTTTAAAGTGACAACTAACTGGAGGTGCTGTATGAGCAGCGGAGAGGTGCCAGATCGCTCTCGGTTTTTCACCCGGCTGGATATGGGTATGGTCGATGCTTCACCTATCGCCAGAGATAACGGTATAAAACTTCCCGTAATTCTTACCGAAAAACTCTGGAATGAAGTCGTACAGACCGACGAAGATTCGAGGCTATACGGCCAGAAAGAAGAGAAGAGGCTCGCCAGTCTTTTGAGGACTTTGAAGATGGAGCTTATAAAGTGCAGGGCGAAAGATCTTTCGTTCACGTTCATCGCATGCAAAGGATCCGGCTCGACCATTTGCAGACTTTTAAAGGCCACCTACAGGGAAGACAAATCCGGAAAACTTTATCTAGTTTTAAGTGTTGAAGGTGAGAAAATAAGCTGAATCTTAAGAGTTTCATAAAAAGGGGGCACTTCCGGTAGCTCCCTTTTTTGTTAGAATAAAAGAAAGGTTTTTTTCCGGGAGGTTTACAATGGAGTTTTTTGCGAAAGAAGAGACCGGTAAAGATTTGCTATTGAAGTCACTCGAGAACAAAACCTTACCCCGCGCGCCGTGGGTCCCCTTCGCAGGCGTGCATGCCGGTAAACTCAAAGGCTATACCGCCAAAGAGGTCCTTAACGACGTCGATAAACTGGTTCAATCTTTACTTGAAGTCAACAGACTCTACAGACCTGACGGCCAGCCGGTGGTTTTCGATCTCCAGCTGGAAGCGGAAGCGCTGGGTTGCGATCTGGTCTGGAGCGACGTCAATCCTCCTTCGGTCAGCGGCCATCCCTTGAAGAAAAGCCGGGAAATACCGGGCCTTCTCCCGGACGAAAGTTCGGGGAGGATTCCTCTGGTGCTGGACGCCATGAGAGAGATGAAGAGGGAGGTAGGCCATCACACCGCCCTGTTCGGGCTTGTTTGTGGTCCTTTGACGCTCGCTTCGCATCTGCGTGGAGCGGATTTCTTCATGGACATCATTGAAGAGCCGCAGTACGCTCAGGACCTGCTCTCATATACCAGCGAAGTTTGCGAGCGCATGGCCGGGATGTACATCGAGGCCGGAATGGACATCGTCGCCTTCGTCGATCCCATGGTTTCGCAGATCTCTCCACGTCATTTTAAAAGATACCTGAGCGGCCCCTTTTCTGGGCTTTTCAATTTTGTGAGGCAGAACGGGGCGAAGAGTTCTTTCTTCGTATGCGGAGACGCCACGAAGAACATCGAAGTGATGTGCCAGACCAGGCCGGATTCCTTATTCGTAGATGAGAACATCGATCTGGAGAGCGCGAAGAAAATCACCGATAGTTACGGGGTGGTTATAGGTGGCAACATCCCCCTTACGACCACGATGCTTTACGGAAACCAGAAGGATAACATGAAGTACGTGATAGAGCTTTTGGAGAGACTGGGAACCAGGAACTACATAGTGGCTCCGGGATGCGACATGCCATACAATGTG
This portion of the Mesotoga infera genome encodes:
- a CDS encoding secondary thiamine-phosphate synthase enzyme YjbQ, whose product is MEVSATKSFRKELYFNTETRRKIINITPQVELALKESGVKEGLVLVNAMHITASVFINDDEPGLHQDFEKWLEGLAPERPYSQYAHNGFEDNADAHLKRTIMGREVVVAITGGELDFGPWERIFYYEFDGKRKKRVLIKIIGE
- a CDS encoding uroporphyrinogen decarboxylase family protein produces the protein MEFFAKEETGKDLLLKSLENKTLPRAPWVPFAGVHAGKLKGYTAKEVLNDVDKLVQSLLEVNRLYRPDGQPVVFDLQLEAEALGCDLVWSDVNPPSVSGHPLKKSREIPGLLPDESSGRIPLVLDAMREMKREVGHHTALFGLVCGPLTLASHLRGADFFMDIIEEPQYAQDLLSYTSEVCERMAGMYIEAGMDIVAFVDPMVSQISPRHFKRYLSGPFSGLFNFVRQNGAKSSFFVCGDATKNIEVMCQTRPDSLFVDENIDLESAKKITDSYGVVIGGNIPLTTTMLYGNQKDNMKYVIELLERLGTRNYIVAPGCDMPYNVPVENGIAIQQAIRDVERVKAILKDYEAEEEEVEIDLPDYEHLEKPLIEVFTLDSDTCAACTYMMSVAKLALEEFKDRVDVVEYKFTVRENIQRIKKMGVKNLPSIYINGRLKYSSIIPDRREFFSEIKKILSS
- a CDS encoding metallophosphoesterase family protein; this translates as MRILHCSDIHLGRRPIGSPGSTYSMARYEDYFKSFENIVDYALSGAIDIFLVSGDLFDRKDINPDTLARTQQMLGRLREASIEVIVIEGNHDKCFNTGESWLLFLEKTGYLKFLAPFHDGRGYTFPCFETGGISFFGLGYPGFLVDELLSELAERLEGRNNVVLVHSAPGKNDFIPGLATLEKIEALGEKVLYVAGGHLHARASFPEGEPFFHVPGSPEYWDVWESGEKGFNVFDTLKGKVEFHASSRRERQEFACDIDEEPTVDRLNGFVEGLDIHAGSLVLLTVTVPGDSVLYTEKIERRLEEKGALKSFLRVKRRDLPVSLEGFRSMGAREIEREVLTNSREWRELGAKGDSLVRLIDSLKQSQQEGRYDQFKETLDIFLEGLAGELS